The Chitinophaga sp. H8 genome contains a region encoding:
- a CDS encoding DUF5013 domain-containing protein — MKQYFSNIVTGIIILLTAGMTACKKMPESPDGTANIYLTAATATTYLVPGSSKNYIAEKSTKQLRIPVYLSRSGLQPQSGYTVTVTADDTTAQKLIDKGTVNTDKGLVAPAGVYTIPPTFTAGGEKAGFEVVFDANKLEPYLGKLLVLSVRISNPSQYIINEKLSTLNIVVDVDLVLLGAKTDVTAQYIKNAGNPFTRSDNNTGRRGLLAVWTTSNSVKNFEGGTLGGFDDYGGGGFMGMERYGSPAIPNGKIYQTVTLPAARYVFTAEFESFGVNDVAYLAAAAANTLPDVADISGALGHTPFAAPSLSFTVDKEQAVSVGIVANLIQDFQWFRLRYVKLYQYKNIFD, encoded by the coding sequence ATGAAACAATATTTCAGCAATATCGTCACTGGTATTATTATTCTATTGACTGCAGGCATGACCGCCTGCAAAAAAATGCCGGAATCGCCGGATGGCACCGCGAATATCTACCTTACCGCAGCTACGGCCACTACTTACCTGGTGCCAGGCAGCAGCAAGAATTATATAGCAGAGAAGAGCACTAAACAATTGCGTATACCGGTATATCTTTCCCGTTCAGGGCTACAACCACAAAGTGGTTATACCGTAACCGTTACTGCCGATGATACCACTGCACAAAAACTGATAGATAAAGGAACAGTAAACACAGACAAGGGGTTGGTAGCTCCGGCAGGTGTATATACTATACCGCCAACATTTACAGCCGGAGGAGAAAAGGCAGGCTTTGAAGTGGTATTTGATGCTAATAAGCTGGAGCCTTATCTGGGAAAACTCCTGGTGCTGTCTGTCAGGATTAGTAACCCTTCCCAATATATAATCAATGAAAAATTGTCTACATTAAACATTGTGGTAGATGTAGATCTGGTATTACTGGGCGCTAAAACAGATGTTACGGCACAGTATATCAAAAATGCAGGCAATCCTTTTACCCGTTCGGATAATAATACCGGGCGCCGGGGACTACTGGCGGTATGGACAACCAGCAACAGTGTCAAGAATTTTGAGGGAGGTACACTGGGAGGTTTTGATGACTATGGTGGCGGTGGTTTTATGGGGATGGAGCGTTATGGTTCTCCCGCTATTCCTAATGGTAAAATATACCAGACCGTTACATTGCCTGCTGCCCGGTACGTATTTACCGCAGAATTTGAAAGTTTTGGCGTGAACGATGTAGCTTATTTAGCAGCAGCTGCAGCTAACACTTTGCCGGATGTAGCTGATATCTCGGGAGCATTGGGACATACCCCCTTTGCAGCCCCTTCCTTATCATTCACTGTGGATAAGGAGCAAGCTGTTTCGGTGGGGATTGTAGCTAACCTGATACAGGATTTTCAATGGTTCAGATTACGTTATGTGAAATTGTATCAGTATAAGAATATTTTCGATTGA
- a CDS encoding FG-GAP-like repeat-containing protein — MGKIKSLATGMYICLLLVATQYSYAQVNAGIFYTTIFAKTAPYSRAVGLGKDASAWFLKDVNGDGKDDAVAYYNNGRWQIALSDGVRFVNPEDYLVYQPADGGDVKKWQPLMGDVNGDGKQDAVFFDPGKGNWYCALSVGTAFAAPVLWATTAGGGTTTPFLADVDGDGKQDAVFYEPGKGAWYVGLSDGTKTFKAFTPWATGLGQDANQHLLADVNGDGKADVLCFDNKTGTWKVALSGGEKFASASVWKTGFGTGAEKGLVYDIDKNGKADILYYDKAAWWVCYSTGQTFDEKSKQRWMSGHRPATMISRGNRPAPEAILTGNLSGSAAGACVVSAGEWLVLENTSKTTTVDAPLTDTWTAWGNEYIPQLPGHIGTYDASDPVINDLQIKMMHDAGFTYIMLDITNGRNAWVDDRAKRFVERIGHWNSQLSGNQHKMYFCISMGGSRGNKGQAAADICEAESKRTWDEFYVPYKEHYYNMNGKPLLIHFVEQPVHSEDIKTFESKLPYFSKFTVRWMYNEIKDRPENVNAYGWPILEKHGNPAGNEVMNVSPGFWNGLVGASREQGELYRHQWLRVLQHKPQSIWLNSFNETWEHTSVEPSHVVPAPNTTNFVSTWTDYYGHRMDDFYWIMTKQYNRLYMYGELFKDCYLQEDGSNDIYVVNDQSIDKCGRNKPHMAPVLLVPKGFIGSFKGKVINTALQSIGRVSKVNNTGKTGEEEIKPVPYTAIHMKGELATRALKNYDRLESDIYTPANVFPEKHAGPSAGWPGDYEGRIILALTLQAQATHREPQYLADLMKMLPRQLNSKGYLGPVMTDSIAEQQLSGHGWFLRALCEYYQWKKDPAVKRYISDIIQNLALPTKGAHSVYPIDPAARIKHVGEAAGTQQNAIGRWQLSSDIGCDFIFMDGVIQAYSLFPSAELKALIDEMIARFLQMDLVAINAQTHATLTGLRGMLRYYEINKDPYLLTEAVKRYKLYREEATTANYENFNWFERPDWTEPCAIVDAYMVATQLWQLTGESLFLQDAHAMYYNALAHTQRHNGGFGLDNCPGPVSNTLKVFEDEAYWCCTMRGGEGMAQAIRYNYFTGDNRLVIPFFNTSEVTSAFGKQKVTIRQESSYPFAGKVSFTVVASDVKAPVQLELFAPDWATNLQVSMNGKPVSFKQENGFVVVNAKLGKGTQLEYTFDMQPRLMPMANVLHARPGYYNVTYGPLLLGYSGTSETTFKGQPEIARISEKVWQVKGTAVRLTPVFHLLDPAVKKDSVYKKQILFQVVK; from the coding sequence ATGGGAAAAATAAAGAGTCTGGCCACGGGCATGTATATATGTCTGTTGCTGGTAGCAACACAATACAGTTATGCGCAGGTAAATGCCGGTATTTTTTATACGACCATTTTTGCCAAAACCGCCCCTTATTCAAGAGCGGTAGGGTTAGGTAAAGATGCCAGCGCCTGGTTTTTGAAAGACGTGAATGGAGATGGTAAAGACGACGCAGTAGCTTACTATAACAATGGCCGGTGGCAGATAGCCCTTTCGGATGGCGTACGTTTTGTTAATCCGGAGGACTACCTGGTGTACCAGCCTGCGGACGGCGGCGATGTTAAAAAGTGGCAACCACTAATGGGGGATGTAAACGGAGATGGAAAGCAGGATGCCGTTTTTTTTGATCCCGGAAAGGGCAACTGGTATTGTGCATTATCGGTGGGTACTGCCTTTGCAGCGCCGGTGTTGTGGGCAACCACAGCGGGAGGTGGTACAACGACACCTTTCCTTGCAGATGTGGACGGAGATGGGAAGCAGGACGCCGTTTTTTATGAGCCGGGCAAAGGAGCCTGGTATGTGGGACTGTCTGATGGAACAAAAACATTTAAGGCATTTACTCCCTGGGCAACAGGACTAGGGCAGGACGCCAACCAGCATTTGCTGGCAGATGTAAATGGTGATGGGAAAGCGGATGTTTTGTGTTTTGATAATAAAACAGGTACCTGGAAGGTAGCTTTATCAGGAGGTGAAAAATTTGCAAGCGCATCCGTTTGGAAAACCGGCTTTGGTACCGGAGCAGAGAAAGGGCTGGTGTATGACATTGATAAAAACGGTAAGGCAGATATCCTTTACTATGACAAGGCAGCATGGTGGGTATGTTATAGTACCGGTCAAACATTTGATGAAAAAAGCAAACAACGCTGGATGTCGGGGCACCGGCCTGCCACAATGATTTCCAGAGGGAACCGTCCGGCACCGGAAGCCATTTTAACGGGCAATCTTTCCGGCAGTGCTGCCGGTGCATGTGTGGTGTCCGCAGGGGAGTGGCTGGTGCTGGAAAATACCAGTAAAACAACGACGGTGGATGCCCCGCTGACAGATACCTGGACCGCCTGGGGGAATGAATATATCCCGCAGTTACCAGGGCATATTGGTACCTATGATGCCAGTGATCCGGTTATCAATGACCTGCAGATAAAGATGATGCATGATGCCGGATTTACCTATATCATGCTGGACATTACCAATGGAAGGAATGCCTGGGTAGATGACCGTGCAAAAAGGTTTGTTGAGAGAATAGGTCATTGGAACAGCCAATTGAGCGGTAACCAGCACAAGATGTATTTCTGTATTTCCATGGGTGGCAGCCGGGGCAATAAAGGTCAGGCTGCAGCTGATATCTGTGAAGCAGAATCCAAACGTACCTGGGACGAATTTTACGTGCCTTATAAGGAGCATTACTATAACATGAACGGGAAACCTCTGCTGATCCATTTTGTGGAGCAGCCTGTGCACAGTGAGGATATCAAAACTTTTGAAAGTAAGCTGCCTTACTTCAGCAAGTTCACCGTGCGTTGGATGTACAATGAAATAAAAGACCGGCCGGAGAATGTGAATGCATATGGCTGGCCTATATTGGAGAAGCATGGTAATCCTGCAGGCAACGAAGTGATGAATGTTAGTCCGGGCTTCTGGAATGGATTGGTAGGCGCCAGCCGGGAACAAGGGGAACTATACCGCCATCAATGGTTGCGGGTGTTACAACATAAACCACAAAGCATTTGGCTGAATAGTTTTAATGAAACCTGGGAGCATACCAGTGTGGAGCCTTCGCATGTAGTACCGGCTCCCAATACCACCAACTTTGTAAGTACCTGGACAGACTATTACGGGCATCGTATGGACGATTTTTATTGGATCATGACGAAACAATATAATCGCCTTTATATGTACGGAGAGCTTTTTAAAGACTGTTATTTACAGGAGGATGGCAGCAATGATATTTATGTGGTGAATGACCAATCCATCGATAAATGCGGGCGTAATAAGCCTCATATGGCCCCTGTTTTATTGGTGCCAAAAGGATTTATCGGCAGCTTTAAAGGAAAAGTGATTAACACCGCATTGCAATCAATAGGGCGTGTCAGCAAGGTAAACAACACTGGTAAAACAGGCGAAGAAGAGATAAAGCCTGTACCTTATACAGCAATCCACATGAAAGGGGAGCTGGCTACCCGTGCGCTGAAAAACTATGACAGGCTTGAGTCTGACATCTATACACCAGCAAATGTTTTTCCGGAAAAGCATGCTGGTCCGTCGGCCGGCTGGCCTGGCGATTATGAAGGTCGTATTATATTGGCACTTACTTTACAGGCACAGGCTACCCACCGGGAGCCGCAATACCTGGCTGATCTGATGAAGATGCTGCCCAGGCAGTTAAACAGCAAAGGGTATCTGGGGCCCGTAATGACTGATTCCATTGCTGAGCAGCAACTGTCCGGACATGGCTGGTTTTTACGTGCTTTATGTGAATACTATCAGTGGAAAAAAGATCCGGCGGTAAAGCGGTATATATCGGATATCATCCAAAACCTTGCCTTGCCTACCAAAGGAGCGCATAGTGTATATCCTATTGATCCGGCTGCCAGAATAAAACATGTAGGGGAAGCAGCCGGTACCCAGCAGAATGCGATAGGCAGGTGGCAGTTATCTTCCGATATTGGTTGTGATTTTATTTTCATGGATGGTGTAATACAAGCTTACAGCCTTTTTCCGTCTGCGGAGTTAAAAGCATTGATAGATGAAATGATCGCCAGGTTTTTACAGATGGACCTGGTAGCGATCAATGCACAAACGCATGCCACCTTAACCGGTTTAAGAGGAATGCTGCGTTATTATGAGATCAACAAAGATCCTTATCTGCTTACCGAAGCAGTAAAGCGCTATAAGTTATACCGGGAGGAAGCCACAACAGCGAACTACGAAAACTTTAACTGGTTTGAACGTCCGGATTGGACAGAACCTTGTGCTATTGTTGATGCCTATATGGTGGCCACACAGCTGTGGCAGCTAACCGGAGAATCGCTATTCTTGCAGGATGCCCATGCCATGTATTACAATGCATTAGCGCATACACAGCGGCACAATGGTGGTTTTGGACTCGACAATTGCCCCGGTCCTGTAAGCAATACCTTAAAAGTGTTTGAAGATGAGGCTTACTGGTGCTGTACCATGCGTGGAGGAGAAGGCATGGCGCAGGCTATCCGGTATAATTATTTTACAGGAGATAACCGGTTGGTGATTCCTTTTTTTAACACCAGTGAAGTAACCAGCGCTTTTGGTAAGCAAAAGGTAACCATCCGGCAGGAAAGCAGTTATCCCTTTGCCGGCAAGGTATCTTTTACTGTCGTTGCATCAGATGTAAAAGCCCCTGTGCAGCTGGAATTGTTTGCACCAGACTGGGCTACTAATCTACAGGTAAGCATGAACGGAAAACCAGTATCTTTTAAACAGGAAAATGGTTTTGTAGTGGTAAATGCGAAGTTGGGTAAAGGCACACAGCTGGAATATACCTTTGATATGCAGCCCCGCTTAATGCCGATGGCCAATGTACTGCATGCCCGCCCAGGCTATTATAATGTTACTTACGGTCCTTTATTACTGGGATATTCCGGTACATCAGAAACCACTTTTAAAGGCCAGCCGGAGATAGCACGGATTTCGGAGAAAGTATGGCAGGTAAAAGGGACAGCAGTGCGTTTAACGCCTGTGTTCCATTTGCTGGACCCTGCAGTGAAAAAGGATAGTGTTTACAAGAAACAAATACTTTTTCAGGTGGTAAAGTAA
- a CDS encoding Gfo/Idh/MocA family protein — protein sequence MNSRRDFLQQLAATAIALPLLPLAGWAHGSNSRDMPHGPVLRVAIMGLGGYGTMVAEAMRACVKAKLTGVISGTPAKIKDWQSRFSIPEKNCYNYENFDQIKDNKDIDVVYITTPNALHHDQVIRVAAAGKHVICEKPMALNAREGMEMVAACKKANVQLLVGYRMHFEPKTLEIIRMRKSGDFGKILFFQGLCGFRIGDPNQWRLNKQLAGGGSLMDIGIYAINGSRYMVGEEPVWVTAQETKTDLVKFKEGVDETIQFQLGFPGGAVASCLSTYNMNNLDRFFLNGEKGFAELQPSTGYGPIKGRTNKGELTHPHVTHQTVQMEEMAGIILEGKQPVVPVNGEEGVKDLKIIDAIYQAVKTGGKVDLSL from the coding sequence ATGAATTCACGCCGCGATTTTTTACAGCAACTTGCCGCTACCGCAATAGCATTGCCTTTATTGCCACTTGCCGGATGGGCCCATGGCAGCAATAGCCGGGATATGCCTCATGGCCCGGTATTGCGGGTAGCCATTATGGGATTGGGTGGTTACGGCACTATGGTAGCAGAAGCTATGCGGGCCTGCGTGAAGGCTAAATTGACAGGTGTGATCAGTGGCACGCCGGCAAAGATTAAAGACTGGCAATCCAGGTTCTCTATTCCTGAAAAGAATTGTTACAATTATGAAAACTTTGATCAGATAAAAGATAATAAAGACATTGATGTGGTATATATTACCACACCCAATGCATTACATCATGATCAGGTAATACGGGTAGCCGCAGCAGGAAAACATGTTATTTGCGAAAAGCCGATGGCATTGAATGCCAGGGAGGGAATGGAAATGGTAGCCGCCTGTAAGAAAGCGAATGTACAGTTGCTGGTAGGTTATCGTATGCATTTTGAACCTAAAACCCTGGAAATTATCCGGATGAGAAAAAGCGGGGACTTTGGGAAGATCCTGTTTTTTCAGGGACTATGTGGTTTTAGAATAGGAGATCCTAATCAGTGGCGATTGAATAAACAATTAGCTGGTGGAGGTTCCCTGATGGATATAGGCATATATGCTATTAATGGCTCCCGGTATATGGTGGGAGAAGAACCTGTCTGGGTTACTGCACAGGAAACCAAAACAGACCTGGTGAAGTTCAAAGAAGGCGTGGATGAAACAATCCAGTTTCAATTGGGTTTTCCGGGAGGAGCTGTTGCCTCTTGTTTGTCCACTTACAATATGAATAACCTGGACCGTTTTTTCTTAAACGGAGAGAAGGGATTTGCGGAATTGCAACCTTCAACAGGATATGGCCCTATCAAAGGACGCACCAACAAAGGAGAGTTGACCCATCCTCATGTTACGCATCAAACGGTACAGATGGAAGAAATGGCCGGCATTATTTTAGAAGGAAAACAACCGGTGGTACCCGTAAACGGAGAAGAAGGAGTGAAAGATCTGAAGATTATTGATGCTATTTACCAGGCTGTCAAAACCGGAGGTAAGGTAGATTTAAGTCTGTAG
- a CDS encoding T9SS type A sorting domain-containing protein, translating into MRTVILFICLYAGIGAPLIATAQKNAGIFYSTLFAKSAPYKRLSGFGTGASHFFMKDVNGDGKDDAVAYFSNGDWYVAVSDGTNFGTPRKYLAYTVPAGIIPMMGDMNGDDKQDAVYFNPSDGSWKVALSNDTTFISPVQWSIGNGVGSVDQFLADVNGDGKDDAVIYFHTGLPGYWYVGLSNGVNGFGGFSPWITGFGNASSNQRMLGDVNGDGKADAIHYTKSTGAWNVALSSGTGFTLSGTWRTGFGAGKEQGFVYDVDRDGKSDIVYYDGGEWWTNYSTGTVFDTYNHRWVVNNRAANAKGAVPGPAAKLLASMSGSITEAGIVSNGEWLCLGNSNKGATGDAVYADTWTVWGNDYEPQLPGHTGTYDSGDSTINDIQLKMIHDAGFTYIMFDLTNGVNAWVDNRAKQFIQRIKRWNANLGPGKHKMYFCVSMGGSRTAPNTDAAMAVIESESQWAWNDFYLPNQDDYYQLNGKPLLVHFVEWTTNSNAIINYTGSTPHPNYNKFTIRWMYNAIYNDTIYSNAYGWPIYNKFGNPAGNEVMDVMPGFWNGGSGSPREQGELYRSQWLRVLQHNPASVWLNSFNESWEHTAVEPSYIRPTNTLDNAAMDSTWTDYYGDRMDDFYWVMTKQYNRLFMYDQLFDGSYLQEYGHAEVYKVTGCSFVYQGSMPHQAPILLVPEGFMSNFSGEVIDADLDQVCAFSARKAAPAIVQKETPGQKQEGLFTLSTFPNPSGTFFTIKVSSSGNEPVNIKIMNAAGQLVEQLNKRNANGTYQIGEHYVPGNYLLEVSNRKTKQTCWLIKQ; encoded by the coding sequence ATGAGAACAGTTATACTATTTATCTGCCTGTATGCGGGGATAGGCGCACCGCTTATTGCAACGGCACAAAAAAATGCCGGTATATTTTATTCTACTTTATTTGCAAAGTCAGCTCCTTACAAGCGCTTGTCGGGCTTTGGCACCGGCGCATCGCATTTTTTTATGAAGGATGTAAACGGAGATGGAAAGGATGATGCAGTAGCATACTTCAGCAACGGCGATTGGTATGTAGCAGTATCTGATGGAACAAATTTCGGAACGCCCCGGAAATATCTGGCGTATACAGTGCCTGCCGGAATTATACCGATGATGGGAGATATGAACGGAGATGACAAGCAGGATGCAGTTTATTTTAATCCTTCGGATGGCAGCTGGAAAGTAGCTTTATCCAATGATACCACATTTATATCTCCTGTTCAATGGTCTATAGGTAATGGCGTGGGCTCCGTAGATCAGTTCCTGGCAGATGTAAACGGAGATGGTAAAGATGATGCAGTGATCTATTTCCATACCGGCTTACCCGGATATTGGTATGTAGGGCTTTCCAATGGCGTAAATGGATTTGGAGGCTTTAGCCCCTGGATAACTGGATTTGGCAATGCTTCCTCTAACCAGCGTATGTTGGGAGATGTAAATGGAGATGGAAAGGCGGATGCCATACATTATACGAAATCCACCGGAGCCTGGAATGTAGCGTTATCCAGCGGAACAGGGTTTACCTTGAGTGGTACCTGGCGTACTGGTTTTGGTGCGGGTAAGGAACAGGGATTTGTATATGATGTGGACAGAGATGGTAAATCAGATATTGTTTATTATGATGGCGGTGAATGGTGGACCAATTATTCAACCGGTACCGTTTTCGATACCTATAATCACAGGTGGGTAGTAAACAATCGTGCTGCAAATGCCAAAGGGGCTGTGCCCGGTCCTGCAGCAAAATTGCTGGCTAGTATGTCGGGCAGCATTACAGAAGCAGGTATTGTGTCTAACGGGGAATGGCTTTGCCTGGGAAACAGTAATAAAGGAGCTACGGGAGATGCGGTTTATGCAGATACCTGGACGGTATGGGGGAATGATTATGAACCGCAGCTGCCAGGACATACAGGTACATATGATTCGGGCGACAGCACCATCAATGACATACAGCTGAAAATGATCCACGACGCGGGATTTACTTATATTATGTTTGATCTCACCAATGGCGTGAATGCGTGGGTAGATAACCGGGCCAAACAATTTATACAGCGTATCAAGCGCTGGAATGCCAACCTTGGGCCAGGTAAGCATAAGATGTATTTCTGCGTGTCGATGGGAGGCAGCCGTACAGCACCCAATACAGATGCCGCAATGGCAGTAATAGAATCGGAATCTCAATGGGCATGGAACGATTTTTATCTGCCTAATCAGGACGACTATTATCAGCTGAACGGGAAACCATTGCTGGTTCATTTTGTAGAGTGGACGACCAACAGCAATGCGATTATCAATTATACCGGCAGCACGCCACATCCCAACTACAATAAGTTTACGATCCGCTGGATGTATAATGCTATCTATAATGATACCATTTACAGTAATGCATATGGCTGGCCTATCTATAATAAATTCGGTAACCCTGCAGGCAATGAGGTGATGGACGTGATGCCTGGGTTCTGGAATGGAGGCTCAGGGTCACCACGTGAGCAGGGAGAGTTATACCGTAGCCAATGGCTGAGAGTATTGCAGCATAACCCTGCCAGTGTATGGCTGAACAGCTTTAATGAATCATGGGAACATACTGCAGTAGAACCCTCTTATATCAGGCCCACCAATACATTGGATAATGCAGCCATGGATAGCACCTGGACAGATTATTACGGCGACCGGATGGATGATTTTTATTGGGTGATGACGAAGCAGTATAACAGGTTGTTTATGTATGACCAACTTTTTGATGGGTCTTATTTGCAGGAATATGGGCACGCGGAAGTATATAAAGTAACGGGTTGTTCTTTTGTTTACCAGGGAAGCATGCCACATCAGGCACCTATATTATTGGTGCCGGAAGGATTTATGAGCAATTTTTCAGGAGAAGTGATAGATGCTGATCTGGACCAGGTATGCGCCTTCTCTGCCCGTAAGGCAGCACCTGCAATAGTACAAAAGGAAACGCCTGGCCAGAAGCAGGAAGGATTATTTACCTTAAGCACATTCCCTAATCCATCTGGTACTTTTTTTACAATAAAAGTAAGCAGCAGTGGTAATGAGCCGGTAAATATAAAGATCATGAATGCAGCGGGCCAATTAGTAGAGCAGCTAAATAAAAGAAATGCGAACGGTACCTATCAGATAGGAGAACATTACGTGCCAGGGAATTATCTGCTGGAGGTAAGTAATAGAAAAACTAAACAAACCTGCTGGCTGATCAAGCAGTGA
- a CDS encoding alpha-L-rhamnosidase C-terminal domain-containing protein encodes MSRIVMLVLAIVLGTSEVHAQEWKGKWIATMENQSATNTWLAYRKQVNVGQVPAHAMARIAADSKYWLWINGKLVVFEGGLKRGPNPMDTYYDEVDIAAYLKTGNNTIAVLVWYFGKDGFSHKSSGRAGLLFDCDVNGTEIVSDKTWKCAIQPAYQTAGAPLPNFRLSESSILYDARKALLQWQENNYDDKWMLEAMELGKAGAYPWNKLHLRPIPMWKDHGLTSYVNPRQFPVVSTGDTIVCELPYNAQVTPYLEVEATAGQRIMMATDNYLFYCPEISVRAEYITRDGLQQFECPGWMNGHKVYYFIPKGIKVVGLKYRETGYDAAFEGSFTSSEPFLNKLWEKARRTLYINMRDTYMDCPERERAQWTGDAVNESGQAFYALSPSSHALSKKWLFELVSWQREDSSLYAPVPAGNWNGELPGQVAASVGYYGLWNYYLHTGDKATVAALYSGVKRYLDSWVPDGRGTMKFRTGDWTWGDWGEERDMLLLFNLWYYLAVKGMHHMALTLGNTADAAKYATWMEEFTTSFNQQFWTGSAYRDPAYKGQTDDRAQALAVVAGVAGKEKYPSLLKVFQTAEHASPYMEKYVFEAMFRMGYVKEALARHEKRFTGMVNYPGFTTLFEGWGIGKEGFGGGTVNHAWSGGGLTILSQYLCGIAPLIPAYKEFQVMPQPGPVKSAAATIASVAGKISSAFVNLPDKFTLTIAAPDNTTAVVGIPDRGWRKILLGNKVVWEKGSFKKQATVAGVNNDNKDHICFKVPAGEWSFTALK; translated from the coding sequence ATGAGTAGAATAGTAATGCTGGTATTAGCCATTGTGTTAGGTACCAGTGAAGTCCATGCACAGGAATGGAAAGGAAAATGGATTGCCACAATGGAAAATCAAAGTGCCACCAATACCTGGCTGGCATATCGTAAACAGGTAAATGTGGGGCAGGTACCAGCTCATGCCATGGCCAGGATAGCTGCCGACAGTAAATACTGGCTATGGATAAACGGTAAGCTGGTGGTTTTTGAAGGGGGATTGAAGCGGGGGCCTAATCCCATGGATACCTACTATGATGAAGTAGATATTGCAGCCTATCTGAAAACAGGTAATAACACCATCGCTGTATTGGTATGGTATTTTGGTAAAGATGGTTTTTCGCATAAGAGCAGTGGCCGTGCAGGGCTGTTGTTTGATTGTGATGTGAACGGTACAGAGATTGTCAGTGACAAGACATGGAAATGTGCTATACAGCCGGCTTATCAAACAGCAGGTGCCCCCCTGCCTAATTTCAGGTTGTCGGAATCAAGTATCCTGTATGATGCCCGTAAAGCGTTATTACAATGGCAGGAGAACAACTATGATGATAAGTGGATGCTTGAAGCTATGGAGTTAGGAAAAGCAGGTGCATACCCCTGGAATAAACTGCATTTGCGGCCTATTCCCATGTGGAAAGATCACGGGCTTACCTCCTATGTAAATCCCCGGCAGTTTCCGGTAGTCAGCACCGGAGATACCATTGTATGTGAACTTCCCTATAATGCACAGGTGACTCCTTATCTGGAGGTAGAAGCAACTGCAGGGCAACGTATCATGATGGCAACAGATAATTACCTGTTCTATTGCCCCGAGATCAGTGTCAGAGCAGAGTATATTACCAGAGATGGTTTGCAGCAGTTTGAATGTCCGGGCTGGATGAACGGGCACAAAGTATATTACTTTATACCCAAGGGAATTAAGGTAGTTGGGCTGAAGTACCGGGAAACAGGATATGACGCTGCATTTGAAGGTAGTTTTACCAGCTCTGAACCATTTCTTAATAAGTTATGGGAAAAAGCCAGGAGAACCTTGTATATCAATATGCGGGATACTTATATGGATTGCCCGGAACGGGAACGTGCACAGTGGACCGGTGATGCAGTAAATGAATCGGGACAGGCTTTTTATGCACTTTCTCCTTCCAGTCATGCACTGAGTAAGAAATGGTTATTTGAGCTGGTCAGCTGGCAGCGGGAGGACAGCAGTTTGTATGCCCCTGTACCTGCAGGAAACTGGAATGGAGAATTACCAGGGCAGGTAGCAGCCAGTGTGGGCTATTATGGCTTATGGAACTATTATTTACATACAGGAGATAAGGCTACTGTAGCTGCATTGTATAGTGGGGTTAAGCGGTATCTGGACAGCTGGGTACCGGATGGGAGAGGAACGATGAAATTCCGTACCGGTGATTGGACATGGGGGGACTGGGGAGAGGAACGCGACATGCTGCTGTTATTTAACCTGTGGTATTACCTCGCAGTAAAAGGAATGCATCATATGGCATTGACGTTGGGCAACACTGCCGACGCAGCAAAATATGCCACCTGGATGGAGGAGTTTACGACTTCCTTTAATCAGCAGTTCTGGACAGGCAGCGCTTACAGGGATCCTGCGTATAAAGGACAAACGGATGACCGGGCGCAAGCGTTGGCGGTCGTAGCTGGTGTAGCAGGAAAGGAGAAATATCCTTCGTTGCTGAAAGTATTTCAGACAGCCGAACATGCCAGTCCATACATGGAAAAGTATGTATTTGAAGCAATGTTCCGGATGGGATATGTGAAAGAAGCTTTAGCGCGTCATGAAAAGCGATTTACCGGAATGGTTAATTATCCGGGTTTTACTACACTTTTTGAAGGATGGGGAATAGGAAAGGAAGGTTTTGGCGGAGGTACCGTAAATCATGCCTGGAGTGGGGGTGGACTGACCATTTTATCTCAATATTTATGTGGTATTGCCCCATTGATACCAGCTTATAAAGAATTTCAGGTGATGCCGCAGCCTGGCCCGGTTAAAAGTGCTGCTGCCACAATTGCTTCTGTAGCCGGAAAGATCAGCAGTGCTTTTGTCAACCTGCCGGATAAATTTACCCTAACAATAGCTGCCCCCGATAATACAACTGCTGTGGTGGGTATCCCGGATAGGGGATGGCGTAAGATATTATTGGGCAATAAGGTGGTATGGGAAAAAGGTAGTTTTAAAAAGCAGGCTACCGTTGCAGGTGTCAATAATGACAATAAAGATCATATCTGCTTTAAGGTACCTGCCGGGGAGTGGTCTTTTACCGCGCTAAAATGA